A window of Tautonia plasticadhaerens contains these coding sequences:
- a CDS encoding D-sedoheptulose-7-phosphate isomerase gives MLAANLGARDYLDRVCEEIRRIDVPQLENVAGLIEQAYRDDRLVFVIGNGGSAANASHLCEDLNKCTLRDFERQKRLKVLSLTDNTAGIMAWANDEGYDRVFIEQLKTYGAEGDLVLAISGSGNSPNVLRAVEWANANGLTTVGITGYSGGTLRELAHHSLHCPVDDMGTAESLHMVAFHWLIGDLYRRISGPVAAGQPA, from the coding sequence ATGCTCGCTGCCAACCTCGGAGCCAGGGACTATCTCGATCGGGTCTGCGAGGAAATCCGGCGGATCGACGTGCCCCAGCTGGAGAACGTCGCCGGGCTGATCGAGCAAGCCTACCGGGACGACCGCCTCGTCTTCGTGATCGGCAATGGCGGCTCGGCGGCCAATGCCTCGCACCTCTGCGAGGACCTCAACAAGTGCACCCTCCGCGACTTCGAGCGGCAGAAGCGCCTGAAGGTGCTCAGCCTCACCGACAACACCGCCGGCATCATGGCCTGGGCCAATGACGAGGGCTACGACCGGGTCTTCATCGAGCAATTGAAGACCTACGGCGCCGAGGGCGACCTCGTCCTCGCCATCTCCGGGTCGGGCAACAGCCCGAACGTCCTCCGGGCGGTCGAGTGGGCGAACGCCAACGGCCTGACGACCGTCGGCATCACCGGCTACTCGGGGGGCACGCTCCGCGAACTGGCCCATCACAGCCTGCACTGCCCGGTCGACGACATGGGGACCGCCGAGTCGCTGCACATGGTCGCCTTCCACTGGCTGATCGGCGACCTCTACCGCCGCATCTCCGGCCCGGTGGCCGCCGGCCAGCCCGCCTGA
- a CDS encoding ROK family protein, producing MAKPLLLGVEIGGTKLQVGLGHGDGSITQLRRASIRADAGASAILEQVVEEADRACWSLDLRREDIEAVGVGFGGPVDAERGRTTTSHHVPGWDGFPLADWCRTTFAVESAAVENDADTAGLGEARFGAGKGKDPLLYVTIGSGVGGGLILGGRIHRGVGLGAAEVGHLWVTPPGDSGEGGRTVEQSSSGWSIGLEARRALSDRRPDSETLADLVDGDPDQVTAEVVAMAAGLGDAASKAILDQAARALAAGLAHAVTLIGPSRIILGGGVSLIGEGLWFGPIRRRLDRLAFPPFRGSFDLVPAALGESVVVHGALALARDAWTASRQPGRG from the coding sequence ATGGCCAAGCCCCTCCTGCTCGGGGTCGAGATCGGCGGGACCAAGCTCCAGGTCGGCCTGGGGCACGGCGACGGCTCGATCACCCAGCTCCGTCGGGCCTCGATCCGGGCCGACGCCGGGGCTTCGGCCATCCTGGAGCAGGTCGTCGAGGAGGCCGATCGCGCCTGCTGGTCTCTCGACCTGAGGAGGGAGGACATCGAGGCCGTCGGCGTCGGCTTCGGCGGCCCGGTCGACGCCGAGCGGGGCCGGACGACCACCTCGCACCACGTCCCCGGCTGGGACGGCTTCCCCCTGGCCGACTGGTGCCGCACGACCTTCGCCGTCGAGTCGGCCGCCGTCGAGAACGACGCCGACACGGCCGGGCTCGGCGAGGCCCGATTCGGCGCGGGCAAGGGGAAGGATCCCCTGCTCTACGTGACGATCGGTAGTGGTGTCGGCGGGGGCCTGATCCTCGGCGGCCGGATCCATCGGGGCGTCGGGCTCGGCGCGGCCGAGGTCGGCCACCTCTGGGTGACGCCCCCGGGCGACTCCGGCGAGGGGGGCCGGACCGTCGAGCAGTCCAGCTCCGGCTGGTCGATCGGCCTGGAGGCACGCCGGGCCCTCTCCGATCGACGTCCCGACTCCGAGACGCTCGCCGACCTCGTCGACGGCGACCCCGACCAGGTCACCGCCGAGGTCGTCGCCATGGCCGCCGGGCTGGGAGACGCCGCCTCGAAGGCGATCCTCGACCAGGCCGCACGGGCGCTCGCCGCCGGGCTGGCCCACGCCGTCACGCTGATCGGCCCCAGCCGGATCATCCTGGGAGGCGGCGTCTCCCTGATCGGCGAGGGCCTCTGGTTCGGGCCGATCCGGAGGAGACTCGACCGGCTCGCCTTCCCGCCCTTCCGGGGCTCGTTCGACCTCGTCCCCGCCGCCCTCGGCGAGTCGGTGGTCGTCCACGGGGCCCTCGCACTCGCCCGGGACGCCTGGACGGCCTCCCGGCAACCCGGCCGGGGTTAG
- a CDS encoding mandelate racemase/muconate lactonizing enzyme family protein: MRIVESEVLVLGTPWRNLTFLKLTSDDGLVGLGEARLTNRTEALLAYLDAVRDRYVLGIDPFDTEKLVRTMVHGDQGRAGEIVATAIALVEMACWDLKGKALGQPVYRLLGGAVRDAIPAYANGWYRVERTPDAFAEAALRVVSKGYRALKFDPFGTLHGPPTRSELTEVVRLCEAVRAAVGPEVEIFLDMHSRFGVADAIRVVRALERVDLGWVEEPVDPLDAEGHRRVSSAVGVPVATGERLYHRSEFLPFLERRACAILQPDLTHCCGIGEARAIAGMSEAFGLLVAPHNVAGPVAMAANLHLAATLPNLRIMETFNDFEADAPLPSGRAGNPVLGAASGCPGVVDGAFPLPQGPGWGVTLDEEVIRSFPFRPGHFDIFAPHWHRRRALGPVGS; this comes from the coding sequence ATGCGGATCGTCGAATCGGAAGTCCTCGTCCTCGGCACCCCCTGGCGCAACCTGACCTTCCTGAAGCTGACGTCCGACGACGGCCTCGTCGGGCTCGGCGAGGCCCGGCTCACCAATCGGACCGAGGCGCTGCTCGCCTACCTCGACGCGGTCCGGGACCGCTACGTCCTCGGCATCGACCCCTTCGACACCGAGAAGCTCGTCCGGACGATGGTCCACGGCGACCAGGGCCGGGCCGGCGAGATCGTCGCCACGGCGATCGCCCTCGTCGAGATGGCCTGCTGGGACCTGAAGGGGAAGGCACTGGGCCAGCCCGTCTACCGCCTGCTCGGCGGGGCCGTCCGGGACGCGATCCCGGCCTACGCCAACGGCTGGTATCGCGTCGAACGCACCCCGGACGCCTTCGCCGAGGCGGCGCTCCGCGTCGTCTCGAAGGGCTATCGCGCCCTGAAATTCGACCCCTTCGGTACCCTGCACGGCCCCCCGACCCGGTCCGAGCTGACCGAGGTCGTCCGGCTCTGCGAGGCGGTCCGGGCGGCCGTCGGGCCCGAGGTCGAGATCTTCCTCGACATGCACAGCCGGTTCGGCGTCGCCGACGCGATCCGGGTCGTCCGGGCCCTGGAGCGGGTCGACCTCGGATGGGTCGAGGAGCCCGTCGACCCGCTCGACGCCGAGGGGCACCGCCGGGTCTCCTCGGCGGTGGGGGTCCCCGTGGCGACCGGAGAGCGGCTCTACCACCGCTCCGAATTCCTCCCCTTCCTCGAGCGCCGGGCCTGCGCCATCCTCCAGCCGGACCTGACCCATTGCTGCGGCATCGGCGAGGCCAGGGCGATCGCCGGGATGTCCGAGGCGTTCGGCCTGCTCGTGGCGCCCCACAACGTCGCCGGCCCGGTCGCCATGGCCGCCAACCTGCACCTCGCCGCGACCCTGCCGAACCTCCGGATCATGGAAACCTTCAACGACTTCGAGGCCGACGCCCCCTTGCCCTCCGGACGGGCCGGCAACCCGGTCCTCGGGGCGGCCTCGGGTTGCCCGGGCGTCGTCGACGGCGCATTCCCCCTCCCCCAGGGCCCCGGCTGGGGCGTCACCCTCGACGAGGAGGTCATCCGATCGTTCCCCTTCCGCCCGGGGCACTTCGACATCTTCGCCCCGCACTGGCACAGGAGGCGTGCCCTCGGCCCGGTCGGGTCCTGA